The Spirosoma foliorum genome has a window encoding:
- a CDS encoding oxidoreductase yields the protein MTNPTHKTALVIGATGLIGDLLTHRLVDSPFYHNVKVLVRKSLGWQHPRLQEVLFDFDHPNGLLTQADDVYCCLGTTIKKAGSKEAFRKVDYQYPMDIARLSLANGAKQFAIVTAMGANSGSSFFYNRVKGDVERDLSTLNYPTLLIFRPSLLLGNRSESRFGERLAAGAMRLFSPFIPARYKGVDAGKVANAMLETAQQGLIGQHVFESDALQEF from the coding sequence ATGACTAACCCTACTCATAAGACAGCATTAGTGATTGGCGCTACGGGACTCATTGGTGATCTGCTCACTCATCGACTTGTCGACTCCCCATTTTATCACAACGTAAAAGTACTGGTTCGCAAATCATTAGGCTGGCAGCACCCGCGCTTACAGGAAGTGCTGTTTGATTTCGATCACCCAAATGGTCTTCTTACGCAAGCGGATGATGTTTATTGCTGTTTGGGAACAACGATTAAAAAAGCGGGGTCAAAAGAGGCTTTCCGAAAAGTAGATTACCAGTATCCAATGGATATTGCCCGATTAAGTCTGGCTAATGGCGCCAAACAATTTGCCATCGTTACCGCTATGGGAGCAAATTCTGGCTCTTCCTTTTTCTACAACCGGGTCAAAGGCGACGTAGAGCGCGATCTGTCAACGTTGAACTATCCAACCTTACTTATTTTTCGGCCCTCACTCCTACTCGGCAACCGCTCCGAATCGCGCTTCGGTGAGCGATTGGCAGCCGGGGCTATGCGCCTGTTCAGTCCGTTCATTCCAGCCAGATACAAAGGGGTAGATGCGGGGAAAGTAGCCAATGCCATGCTAGAAACAGCCCAACAGGGTCTGATTGGCCAGCATGTTTTTGAGTCCGATGCTTTGCAGGAGTTTTAG
- a CDS encoding DUF6786 family protein yields MNKIIALIFSGLLIACSTRKTASTNEQVTSADSISQVPTTNMYANDRQFLQEHHSDLVELALGEARALICPAYQGRVMTTTADGQASYGWINYELIKSGKLLPHMNAFGGEDRFWLGPEGGQYALYFKKGDPFDGDHWQTPAAIDSEPFEIVSTTKTIATFSKNVSLVNYSGTQFDIGIERTIKLLDKSEIERQLAIATDSLKAVGIQSDNVITNKGKKAWEAQTGMPSIWILGMMNASPESMIIVPYREGDGQPVNDAYFGKVPADRLQMGKTAAQFKADAKYRSKIGVSPARATNWIGSYDSATKTLTLVTYDFDLNDRQYVNSAWEHQKDPYSGDVLNAYNDGPMKPGQPQMGHFYELESSSPAANLAPGSKRQHRHTTFHLQGSEQQLNQLALRLLHTDLASIN; encoded by the coding sequence ATGAACAAAATCATCGCACTCATTTTTAGCGGTTTGCTGATCGCCTGTTCTACTCGAAAAACCGCATCGACCAACGAACAAGTCACCTCTGCCGATTCAATTTCCCAAGTTCCTACAACGAATATGTACGCTAACGACCGACAGTTTTTACAAGAGCACCATTCCGATTTAGTTGAATTAGCATTAGGAGAAGCCCGCGCCCTAATTTGCCCCGCCTATCAGGGACGGGTAATGACGACGACGGCCGATGGGCAAGCCAGTTATGGATGGATCAACTACGAACTGATTAAATCCGGCAAACTTCTGCCACACATGAATGCGTTTGGGGGCGAAGACCGTTTCTGGTTAGGGCCTGAAGGTGGACAATATGCGCTTTATTTTAAAAAAGGCGATCCGTTTGATGGTGACCACTGGCAAACACCAGCAGCCATCGACTCTGAACCGTTCGAAATCGTTAGCACCACCAAAACAATAGCCACCTTTTCCAAAAATGTATCGCTGGTTAATTATTCGGGAACGCAATTCGATATCGGTATTGAACGAACGATCAAGCTCTTAGATAAATCGGAAATTGAACGGCAATTGGCTATTGCTACCGATTCGTTAAAAGCGGTTGGCATTCAGTCGGACAATGTTATTACAAACAAAGGGAAAAAGGCTTGGGAAGCTCAAACCGGAATGCCGTCAATCTGGATTTTGGGGATGATGAATGCGTCGCCCGAGTCCATGATTATCGTGCCCTATCGGGAAGGGGATGGGCAACCCGTTAATGATGCGTATTTCGGGAAAGTACCCGCTGATCGATTACAGATGGGGAAAACGGCTGCGCAGTTTAAAGCTGATGCAAAGTACCGTAGTAAAATTGGCGTTTCGCCTGCCCGGGCTACGAATTGGATTGGTAGCTATGACTCCGCCACGAAAACATTAACACTGGTCACCTACGATTTTGACCTGAATGATCGACAGTATGTCAACTCTGCCTGGGAACACCAAAAAGATCCCTATTCTGGCGATGTACTTAACGCATATAACGATGGTCCTATGAAGCCAGGGCAACCGCAGATGGGGCATTTTTACGAGCTAGAATCCTCATCGCCAGCGGCTAATCTGGCTCCCGGCTCGAAACGCCAGCATCGACACACAACGTTTCACCTTCAGGGCTCGGAACAGCAACTAAATCAACTCGCACTACGACTATTGCATACCGACTTAGCGTCGATAAACTGA
- a CDS encoding GNAT family N-acetyltransferase, whose translation MIQIRTAASTDEPIVYSFLCDLEETILERAAFGMVYQQNLANPSIHYLVAEQQGDVIGFISCHVQYLLHHCGKVGEIQELYVRPDLRNQRIGHELVSALDALAIRENLVNLEVTTNQKRLDTVRFYERESFQKTHFKLVKPIQR comes from the coding sequence TTGATACAAATCAGAACTGCTGCCTCAACCGATGAGCCAATCGTTTATAGTTTTTTATGCGATTTAGAAGAAACCATACTGGAGCGGGCAGCTTTCGGAATGGTTTACCAACAAAATCTGGCGAATCCATCTATACATTATCTGGTAGCGGAGCAGCAAGGTGATGTAATTGGCTTCATTAGTTGTCATGTGCAGTATTTACTTCATCACTGTGGAAAAGTGGGCGAAATTCAGGAATTATACGTTCGGCCCGATCTCCGGAATCAGCGTATCGGACATGAGCTTGTCTCGGCATTAGATGCGCTGGCAATTCGCGAGAATCTTGTTAATCTGGAAGTAACCACTAATCAAAAACGGCTGGATACCGTTCGATTTTACGAACGCGAATCCTTTCAAAAAACGCACTTTAAATTGGTCAAACCCATTCAACGCTAA